The following proteins are co-located in the Phyllostomus discolor isolate MPI-MPIP mPhyDis1 chromosome 1, mPhyDis1.pri.v3, whole genome shotgun sequence genome:
- the LOC114490314 gene encoding olfactory receptor 11H4: MNRSATYVVTEFVLLGFPGCWEIQIFLFSLFLTIYILTLLGNGAIICAVRWDPRLHTPMYFLLENFAFLEIWYVSSTVPNMLTNILSKTKAISFSGCFLQFYFFSSLGTTECLFLAIMAYDRYLAICHPLHYPTIMTGKFCGMLVSLCWLIGFLSYPIPIFFISQLPFCASNVIDHFLCDMDPLMALSCAPAPITELIFNIQSSLFLFLTILYILLSYTLLLKAVFQVPSAAVRKKAFFTCGSHLAVVSLFYGTVMVMYVSPTYGMPTLMQKILTLVYSIMTPLFNPLIYSLRNKDMKLALRNLLLSMRISHNS, translated from the coding sequence ATGAACAGGTCAGCAACATACGTTGTGACTGAGTTTGTTCTCCTCGGATTCCCTGGTTGCTGGGAGATACAGATTTTCCTCTTCTCATTGTTTTTGACAATTTACATCTTGACCTTGCTGGGGAATGGAGCTATTATCTGTGCAGTGAGATGGGACCCACGACtacacacccccatgtacttcctGTTGGAAAACTTTGCCTTCCTTGAGATCTGGTATGTTTCCTCCACCGTTCCTAACATGCTAACCAACATTCTCTCCAAAACCAAGGCCATCTCATTTTCTGGTTGCTTCCTCCAGTtctatttcttctcttccctcGGCACAACAGAATGTCTCTTCCTGGCAATAATGGCTTATGATCGATACCTGGCCATCTGCCACCCACTGCACTACCCCACCATCATGACTGGGAAGTTCTGTGGAATGCTGGTGTCTCTATGCTGGCTCATTGGGTTCCTTAGCTACCCAATCCCCATTTTCTTTATCTCCCAACTCCCCTTCTGTGCATCCAATGTCATTGATCACTTCCTGTGTGACATGGACCCACTGATGGCTCTGTCCTGTGCTCCAGCACCCATTACTGAACTTATTTTCAATATTCAgagctcccttttccttttcctcactaTTCTATATATTCTTCTATCCTACACTCTGCTGCTCAAAGCTGTTTTTCAGGTCCCTTCTGCAGCTGTCCGGAAAAAGGCCTTTTTCACCTGTGGTTCTCATTTAGCTGTGGTGTCTCTTTTCTATGGAACAGTCATGGTAATGTATGTGAGCCCTACCTATGGTATGCCAACTTTGATGCAGAAGATTCTCACACTGGTATATTCAATAATGACTCCTCTCTTTAATCCCCTGATCTATAGTCTTCGTAATAAGGACATGAAACTTGCTCTGAGAAATCTCCTGTTAAGCATGAGAATTAGTCATAATTCATGA
- the LOC114490323 gene encoding olfactory receptor 11H7-like, with protein sequence MNKSGVPTVTQFVLLGFPGPWKMQIILFSMILFIYILTLTGNMTIICAVKWDSRLHTPMYMLLANFSFLEIWYVTCTVPNMLVNFFSKTKTISFSFCFIQFYFFFSLGTTECFFLCVMAYDRYLAICHPLHYSSIMTGQLCAILVSLCWLIGFLGYPIPIFLISQLPFCGPNIIDHFLCDVDPLMSLSCAPAPIIGHIFHTMSSIIIILTMLYILGSYILVLRAVLQVPSSAGQQKAFSTCGSHLVVVSLFYGTIMVMYVSPSSGNSVAVHKIITLIYSIVTPVLNPLIYSLRNRDMKFALRQVLCGMRITQTS encoded by the coding sequence ATGAATAAGTCAGGGGTACCTACTGTGACACAGTTTGTCTTGTTGGGCTTTCCTGGCCcctggaaaatgcaaattattctTTTCTCAATGATTTTGTTCATCTACATCTTGACTCTCACTGGAAATATGACCATCATTTGTGCAGTAAAGTGGGACAGCAGACTCCATACCCCTATGTACATGCTCCTGGCCAACTTCTCCTTCCTGGAGATCTGGTACGTGACCTGCACAGTCCCCAATATGCTGgtcaattttttttccaaaaccaaGACCATAtccttctcattttgttttattcaattttactttttcttttccctgggcacaactgaatgtttcttcctctgtgtcaTGGCTTATGATCGGTATCTAGCCATCTGCCATCCACTGCACTATTCCTCCATCAtgactggacagctatgtgccaTCCTGGTGTCTCTTTGTTGGCTCATTGGTTTCCTTGGATATCCAATTcctattttcctcatttctcaACTACCCTTTTGTGGTCCCAACATCATTGATCACTTTCTGTGTGATGTGGACCCACTGATGTCATTATCCTGTGCCCCTGCACCCATCATAGGACATATATTCCATACTATGAGCTCTATTATCATCATTCTCACCATGTTGTACATCCTTGGGTCCTATATCTTGGTGCTCAGAGCTGTGCTTCAGGTTCCTTCTTCAGCTGGGCAGCAAAAGGCCTTCTCTACCTGTGGATCCCACTTAGTTGTGGTTTCTCTGTTCTATGGAACCATAATGGTGATGTATGTAAGTCCTTCATCTGGTAACTCAGTTGCTGTGCATAAGATCATCACACTGATATACTCCATAGTGACACCAGTCTTAAACCCTCTCATCTACAGCCTACGCAACAGGGACATGAAATTTGCCCTTCGTCAGGTCCTCTGTGGAATGAGAATTACCCAAACATCATGA